One window of the Danaus plexippus chromosome 25, MEX_DaPlex, whole genome shotgun sequence genome contains the following:
- the LOC116775365 gene encoding uncharacterized protein LOC116775365: protein MKYLFIIFISPVLCQYAMENAMRPDVRFGEENDRFDLTNFIRRQKKIYKDQTAFDPQSEEYRRRGKEDKSWMDLFSTKKDRKKIRNFLIKRIEDQANQIANTLITKLRSLRRHEGDFAYHDNMLSDETNANDYERNLMTFNNSTDLKEKSKSRRLQDIVHRLHGQETRRIVIKPEKEILLHYALPLKMKIEGFLQAPLKGNNK from the exons ATG AAATATCTTTTCATTATCTTTATAAGTCCAGTTCTTTGTCAATATGCGATGGAAAATGCAATGAGACCTGATGTGAGATTCGGAGAGGAAAATGACAGATTTGACCTGACCAACTTTATAAGAAGAcagaagaaaatatacaaagaccAAACAGCTTTCGACCCACAGTCAGAAGAATATCGAAGAAGGGGTAAAGAGGACAAATCCTGGATGGACCTCTTCAGCACCAAAAAGGATAGAAAGAAAATAAGGAACTTTCTGATTAAAAGAATAGAAGATCAGGCCAATCAGATTGCAAACACCTTAATAACAAAACTGCGATCTCTGAGACGGCACGAAGGTGATTTTGCTTATCACGACAATATGCTTAGCGATGAGACAAACGCTAATGACTACGAGAGGAATTTAATGACTTTCAATAATAGTAccgatttaaaagaaaaatccaAGTCTCGACGTTTGCAGGATATAGTACACAGGCTGCATGGACAGGAAACACGAAGGATAGTGATAAAGCCGGAGAAAGAAATACTATTGCATTACGCTCTACcgcttaaaatgaaaatagagGGATTCTTACAGGCGCCGTTAAagggaaataataaataa
- the LOC116775364 gene encoding uncharacterized protein LOC116775364, whose translation MLANFILVCIFLTNFVHRTNGVSLLQQLEKILQDEDDYDRPESLPYGRFYPPHQSRHRQKKKTLDSYPNLLNIQTLNLYGKPHKREREDADFDKFLRTETDRICKQTGRCGCSRGRCGNRAEDETADEVDELVKQINKQLANDDTDKKGLSYDPNVNKLKVDKDDDDDDDRLNEKTKHSDDVDIVVLDQNEIDDLLRKQDFVDLTRNSVILDTDTGKLSSGPKNTDHLRELIADIMNSGQANEKNARNSNVSPAELFKYYVTLKNQVVNLITFYIKNKQHKIPIEENLNFKQLQSLENLKNKYQQGLLKENDVKSEVVKTIFGEDSGTKVLPHSKNSRHIYIPKNFYEDILNLREINLRSQKRILPLTLQQKSRIINKDKANIIPKHVWRRSQKHDDQNYGVPFNLEVQGLGQINPN comes from the coding sequence ATGTTGGCCAACTTTATATTAGTGTGTATATTTCTTACGAATTTCGTCCACCGTACAAATGGTGTCAGCCTCTTACAACAGCTGGAAAAAATACTTCAGGATGAAGATGATTATGATAGACCGGAGAGTCTGCCCTATGGGAGGTTTTACCCGCCTCATCAGTCACGACACCGCCAAAAAAAGAAGACACTGGATAGCTATCCTAATCTGCTCAACATTCAGACTCTCAATTTATATGGGAAGCCACACAAAAGAGAGAGAGAAGATGCAGACTTCGATAAGTTCCTTCGCACAGAAACTGATAGAATCTGTAAACAGACTGGTCGATGTGGGTGCTCCCGAGGCAGATGTGGAAACAGAGCGGAGGATGAAACAGCTGATGAAGTCGATGAATTggtgaaacaaataaacaagcaGCTCGCCAACGACGATACAGACAAAAAGGGACTGTCCTACGATCCGAACGTGAATAAACTAAAGGTAGACAAAGATGACGACGACGATGATGATCGGCTTAACGAAAAGACTAAACACAGCGACGACGTTGATATCGTTGTACTCGACCAAAATGAAATAGACGACCTTCTTAGGAAACAAGACTTCGTAGATCTCACGAGGAACAGCGTCATACTTGACACCGATACAGGTAAATTATCATCCGGACCAAAAAATACAGATCACTTGCGAGAACTCATCGCTGATATTATGAACTCGGGACAAGCGAATGAAAAGAATGCTAGGAATTCTAATGTATCTCCGGCAgaacttttcaaatattacgtaacattaaaaaatcaagtggttaatttgattacattttatataaagaataagcAACATAAAATTCCCATTGAGGAAAATCTAAATTTCAAGCAATTACAAAGTCTAgagaatttgaaaaataaatatcagcaGGGGCTACTAAAAGAGAATGACGTTAAATCAGAAGTggtcaaaacaatttttggcgAGGACAGTGGAACAAAAGTTCTTCCTCATTCAAAGAACAGCCGTCATATTTACATTCCTAAAAATTTTTAcgaagatatattaaatttaagagaaATTAACCTGAGATCTCAAAAAAGGATTTTACCTTTGACATTGCAGCAGAAaagtagaataataaataaagataaagcCAACATCATACCAAAACATGTTTGGCGACGAAGTCAAAAACATGATGACCAAAATTATGGCGTCCCATTCAATCTTGAAGTTCAAGGTCTAGGTCAAATAAATCCAAActaa